The Desulfonatronum sp. SC1 genomic interval CGGCTGAAATTAGCCCGCAGGGTGCGGTTGCCCGTGACCGTGAACGAGTACTGCGCATCACAGGAAACCACGGTGCTGCCCTCGGTCCAGTTGACAAAGACATGTCCCGGGTTGGCCGTGGCCGTGATCGTGGCGGTTGAACCGTGTGCATAGGTCCCCGCGTTGCTGGCCGTGCCTCCGGTCCCGGCAGTGGGGGTCACTGTGTAGGTTGAAAGTGTTGTTGTAAATTGTTGGGTATCCCCGTAGCTCGTGCCCGCCGTGTTCGTGGCAAAGGCCCGCGCATAATAGGTGGTGTTGGGGGTGAGTCCGGTGATATCGGCCGTGAAGGGGCCGGTAGTCGTAGCTGCGCCCTTGTCGTCGCAAGTGTCGTTCGTGGTTGGATCAGTCGTGGTTGCCCAGCATATGCCGTGGGCCGTGGGATCGGGGTCGCCCAGGCTGGTGATGTTTCCGTTGCCCGTGGCCGAAGTAGTGCCAATACTCGTTACGGCCTGAGTGGTTACGGATGCTTGCAGGGGCCCGAGTTCAAACTCCTGCCATAAGAGATACGGATAGCCGGAATTTTTGCCGGGATTGATGCCCCAGACGGTGTTGAAGTCCCAGTCGATGAAGGTGGCAATTTGTTTCATTTCAAGAGTTGTTTTTCCTTCTCCACCTAACGATGTTGTTTGTCCTGTAGTATCAATGTCCCAGTATGAATTTGAAATACTTGTATCACCTAATATATTTCCAATAAATCCACCAATATTTTCATCTGTTGAATTATCTACAAAACTAGTAGTAAAAGAATTATTTATTGTTAGATTGTTGCGACCATCCCCTATAAAACCACCTAATACTCCAGTTCCTGAAACATATCCTGTTGAATAAGAATCCATTATTATTACATTGTCATCTCCACGGCCAATAAAACCACCCAGTGTATATCCATTAATAACATTTCCCGTAGAGTATGATCTATGAATTTCTGCATTATCTTCAGCTAATCCAATAAAGCCTCCTTTTTTATCGTTAGTTGCTCCTGTTCTGTGTAGTACATTTCCTGTTGCATATGAATTGTTAATGATTGCATTTGATTTTATTAGCCCTACAAATCCTCCTGCTCTTTCTGCAGAAGTTACATCTCCAGTAGCATAAGAAGCGTCAACTCTTGAATTTCCTTCAAGTTTTCCAATGAATCCTCCAACACCGCTAAAACTGGTTGTACCACCAGTTGCATTTCCTGTAGCAAAAGAATTGTATATAGTTGAATTTACAGAACTACTAGCCCGTCCAATTAAGCCACCTACATTGGAACAATTCCAAACAGTACATTCAACATTTCCTGTCGCATGTGAATTTAAAATATCTAATCCATCATGGTTTCCAATTAATCCACCAATACTATCACCTGTTGCTATAACATTTCCTGTTGAATAGGAATTGGAAACAGATTTTCTATTAGTTCCAACTAAACCACCAACTCCATCTCTTCCAGAGACGTTTCCAGTTGCATGAGAATTATCAATTATACCCCAATTGTAACCAACTAAGCCACCAGCTCTATTAAGTCCATTGGAAGCAATATTAACTATATTTGCTTCTGAGAATGAATTGTCAATAATGCCATCATCTTGGTTATAACCAGCAAGACCTCCTGCATTTTCAGCCATATAGCCAGGATTGTTAATATTAACTGTACCTAAAGAATGAGAATTGTCAATTATACTATCATTAAATCCAGTAATTCCTCCAACATAACCAGTTCCATTAACTATAACATCAGTATCAGAGTTGTTTATTGCAGAATTTGTTTCAATTCTTCCAATAAGTCCACCAGTGTATTGTTTGCTACTGCTAATTTCACCCGATATTGAAACATTGTCAATATATAAGTTTGTTCCATATCCAGCTAAAGAACCAGTATAATGTCCTCCTTTTATACTTGCATTAATTAAACTTAAACTAATAATTTCAGAATTATCAGCAAAACCAAATAGACCTACATAGTTTGTCGTTCTGTCAATAAATAAATTGGCTATTCCAAAATTATTGCCATCAAAAATACCAGTGAACTTATCTACATCATTTCCAATCGGTTCAAAACCATCTCCAGCATTAAATGGAGCAACATCACAATCAATATCGTTATTTAGTATAAAGTGTTTTGATAAATATAATCTAGTGTTATTTAGTTGGTTGCAACTAGATATTTGGTAAGGATCACCTGGAGAGCCATCACCTCCTGCAAATTCTGGTTCACCTGAAGGAGTAGTTGTAAAAATAAATGTTGCTATATTGGAAACATTCTCTTCATCGTTTTCTTTAAGCGTAAGTGTGCTTTCTTCAAATTGATCACCATTTGCATCGTAAAAAAAAATTTCATCAGCATTAACATTTGCAATTAAATTTAATTTTGAAGGCACACTAACCAAATGATGTGTTAAAACATCTCCATATACATAATTTGTAGTAACAGTGCTTATATGTGAAGAAACATCTGCAACAGTAAAAGAATCTGCTGACTGAGCATTTGTTGTGCTCAAAAAAACGACAAAGCAAAAAACAAACAGACTGATTACAAGTAGAGAGTAGATAGGCTTG includes:
- a CDS encoding GLUG motif-containing protein, with amino-acid sequence MAKPIYSLLVISLFVFCFVVFLSTTNAQSADSFTVADVSSHISTVTTNYVYGDVLTHHLVSVPSKLNLIANVNADEIFFYDANGDQFEESTLTLKENDEENVSNIATFIFTTTPSGEPEFAGGDGSPGDPYQISSCNQLNNTRLYLSKHFILNNDIDCDVAPFNAGDGFEPIGNDVDKFTGIFDGNNFGIANLFIDRTTNYVGLFGFADNSEIISLSLINASIKGGHYTGSLAGYGTNLYIDNVSISGEISSSKQYTGGLIGRIETNSAINNSDTDVIVNGTGYVGGITGFNDSIIDNSHSLGTVNINNPGYMAENAGGLAGYNQDDGIIDNSFSEANIVNIASNGLNRAGGLVGYNWGIIDNSHATGNVSGRDGVGGLVGTNRKSVSNSYSTGNVIATGDSIGGLIGNHDGLDILNSHATGNVECTVWNCSNVGGLIGRASSSVNSTIYNSFATGNATGGTTSFSGVGGFIGKLEGNSRVDASYATGDVTSAERAGGFVGLIKSNAIINNSYATGNVLHRTGATNDKKGGFIGLAEDNAEIHRSYSTGNVINGYTLGGFIGRGDDNVIIMDSYSTGYVSGTGVLGGFIGDGRNNLTINNSFTTSFVDNSTDENIGGFIGNILGDTSISNSYWDIDTTGQTTSLGGEGKTTLEMKQIATFIDWDFNTVWGINPGKNSGYPYLLWQEFELGPLQASVTTQAVTSIGTTSATGNGNITSLGDPDPTAHGICWATTTDPTTNDTCDDKGAATTTGPFTADITGLTPNTTYYARAFATNTAGTSYGDTQQFTTTLSTYTVTPTAGTGGTASNAGTYAHGSTATITATANPGHVFVNWTEGSTVVSCDAQYSFTVTGNRTLRANFSR